CGATGACGGAGAACGATTTGCCGAGGCTGAGGATGCGGGCCGCGCCGAGCAGCGTGTCTATTCCGTAGGGCGTGCAGCAGCTCGCCGCCAAAGCGCCAAGCCCGAATGCGGCCCATTGCATCGCGAGCGCCAGCCGGCGCGGGGGCGCAGCGCGCCAGAGCGCTTCGAGGCCGATCGCGCCGGTCAAGGCGAGCCCGAGCACGAAGCCGCCGTGAAGATTGGCCCACAGCGCCATCAGCGGCAGCAGCAGGAAGGACGGCGCGCGGCCGCGATCGGCCGCCGCCATCAAGGCGCCGCTCCAGGCGACCATGACCGGCAGCGCCAGCACATGCGGGCGGGCCAGCAGATGCGGCGCGGCCAGCGTCATCGCCAGCAGGCAGAACACCAGCGCGTAAGGCAGGTCGAGATGCCGCTGCAGGAAGGCCAGCAGCAGCGCCATCGCCAGCGCGATCGCGGCGGCGGTGAGTACAACGGGCCCGGTCCAGCCCCACCAGGCATCGGCAATCGCGAACAGCACCTGCGACAGCCAGGACGTCGAGAGCCAGACCTCGCCCTGGCGCGTCAGCGAATAGAGATCGGTCCAGGGGACAGTGCGATGATCGAGGATCCACTGGCCGACCTTGATCTGCCAGAGTGTGTCGGGATCGTGCAGCAGACTGTCGCCGCTCACCAGCAGCAGCAGGAAGCTTGCGGCCGCGATGCAGAGCGGCGCCAGATTGCGCTGCGCGCGCGCGATCGGAAGACTGGCCGCGATGCTCATGGCTTGGCCGGCGCGGCCGCGACTGCCGCGTCATCCCGCACGTGGATCACGGCGATGTTGTCGGCATAGAGCCGCTTCCAGCCCTTGATGTGATCGAGCACCTGGGCGGCGGGGCTATCGGCGACCAGCAGCGTGGCGTCGATCTTGTACTCTTCGAGCAGCCGCGTCAGGTTGTCGAGCTTCTTGACCTCGATCGCCTTGAAGAAATCCATCACGAACTTCTCGCCATAGAGCTCGGCGCGGCCGTCGACGAAGACGGGGATGTCGCGCGAGATCAGATAGCCGCCGAACTGGTAGGCGTTGAAGATGCGCTGCGCCTTGCGCTGCTGGAGCAGGTCGACGGCGGCCACCGGCGTCTGCTCCATCGTGAAGGTGAAGCGGTGATGCGACATGTAGATCGATGTCGAAGTCCAGGCCGCAGCCGCGATCATCAGGGCGCCCATGATCGTGACGTAGCGCGCCGCCCAGCTCTCGGTGGCTTGCGCATCGAACTGCGGCAGCGGCGACTTTTCGCCGAGCGGCTTGGCCAGCACCAGCGGCACCAGGAAGGCAAAGGCCTCGATGCTCCTGACATGGGTGAGGCCCATCCAGGTGAACAGCAGGATCAGCAGGATGCGCGGTGGCGACAGCGTGAGGCCACGGAAGAGGCCGATCGCGATCAGGCCGAGGATCGCGCCTTCGAAAGCCGAGAACGAGGCGAAATTCGCCGGCATCCATTCCGAGATGACCGACAGCAATTCGCCGAGATTGAGGATGTTGGTCGCACCCAGCAGGGTGCGCCAGCCATAGGGCGTGACGCAGGCGGCCGCCATGGCGGCGACGCCGAACAGAAACCAGCGCGCGAGGAGGCGGATTTGCTTGCCGGAATCGAGCGTCCAGATGGCTTCGAGCGCCATCGGGCCGATCAGCGCAAGGCCGAGCACGAAGCCGCCGTGCAAATTCGCCCATAGCGACATCAGCGGCAGCCAGACCCAGGACGGCGTCACCTTGCGGTCGGCCGCATTCATCAGCACGCCGACCCACGCGATCATGACCGGCAGCGCCAGCATGTGCGGGCGCGCCAGGATGTGGTGCAGAGACAGCAGCACCGCCAGCATCGCGAACAGCACCGAGCGCGGAATTTCGAGATGGGCATCGAGCAGGTAGACGAAGATCGCAACCGAGGCGGCGATCGCGAGCGCGGTGAGGATCACCGGTCCCGCCCAGTCCCATTGCGAGTAGGAGGCCGAAAACAGAATCTGCGACAGCCACGACGTCGAGATCCAGGGCTCGCCCGGCCGCGTGAAGGAATAGAAGTCGGTGTAGGGCAGGGCGTGGTGATCGAGGATCCACTGGCCGATCTTGATCTGCCAGAACGAGTCGGAGTCCTGAAGCAGCGTATCGCCGACATGGAGGAAGAAGAGATAGGCGCCCGCGCCGACACACAGCGGTACCAGCGCGCGCGCGCGGCTCTGTACCGTGATGCTGTTGGTGAAGGAAAGGGACATGCCGCCTCGTCTTGTTTTTGTCGGGTGGACCGAGCGGGCGGCATTGGACCACGACGGTCATAACTTCCAGTAAACCGGCGGAACCAATCGAGGCTCTTGCGACAAGTGGATACCTGTTGGCGTCAGGCAAACACGTCGAAACAAGACGCCGTCTCGTGTCCTTGCAATTTAACCGATCGTTTTCAATTTCGGTTTACCATCGGCGAATACATGCAATCCGTTCCGTGTTTACGCAGTCGAATTAACTGCGGCGCAAGTCTTTGCCCTTACGTTGAGTTCCATGGTCGGGCGGCGCTGGGAAGCCGAAGAGACCAGACCATTGAAGCCTCGTGTACCTTTTGGAGCAGTCTATGAAGAACCTCGTTTCGCGTTTCGTGAAGGACGAATCCGGCGCCACCGCCATCGAATACGGCCTGATCGCTGCCGGCATCGCGCTGGCGATCATCACCGTCGTCAACAACCTCGGCACCACGCTGAACACCAAGTTCGGCTCGATCTCGTCCAGCCTGAAGTAAGCTGAGACGAACTCAGAGTTCAAAGAGCCCCGTCCTCGGACGGGGCTCTTTTCGTTTGGGACGGGGCATTGAAGGTCCCGCAGGATGGGGCAAAGCGAAGCGTGCCCACGTCACGTAGGTGGTGGGCACGGTGTACCCCCAGCGTCATTGCGAGTTTAGCACCGACGGCACCTTACGGGAGTTCTAGCCGAGGCCAGGCTGCCAAACGGGCGATGCGTCCTTCGCAACGCTGTTCGCCGCGCGGCCCATCCACTCCAGATAGGCCTTCGCGGCCCAGATCGAGGCTGCCGCCAGCGCAATGCCGCCGGCAACGTCGACGATGTAATGCGCGCCGATGACAGGCGTTGCAGCGATCATCAACAGATTGAGTGCGGCCGCGATGCCGCCGATGCGGCGGACCGGCCACAGCGCCCACATGTAGAGCACGGCGGAGGCGGCGTGGAAGCTCGGGAACGAGACGATGCCGGACAGCTTGAACAATTGCAGTTCGTGCAGGCTGCCGTCGCGCAGCGCCAGGATGTCGCGCAATTGTCCGGCGTAAACAGCGGTGTTGACGTCGGGAAGCTGCGCGGCCGGCAATTGCAGTGCGTAATAGGTGCCGATCGCCGGCACCAGCGCCGAGATCGCGATGGTGACGGCGAGCGCAAGGCTCATCGCCAGCATGAACAATTGCAGCCGTACGTAACGCGCGGTCAGCGCCAGCACGACGGGGACGCCGAGCAGCGGCCATTTGATCAGGCTGTAGCCGCGTGCGAGGACGTCCGCGAGCCAGGGATACTCGTTGACGAGGCGTGCGATCGGTTCTGGATCCAACCCGAGCGCGCGATCGACCGCGAGCAGCGCATGGTCCTGGAGCGGAAAACCCATCTTGCCGGCGACGTAGCTCAGCGGTCCGACGATGGCGCACGTCATGATGACCTGGCCGATCGTGCCGAGCGAGAAGATCAGTTTCGGATCGGCGAGATCGCCTCTGGCGATGCGGTGACGATAGGCGATGGCGACGAGGGACGCGGCGATCGCGAACGTGATGCCGTAGGCGACCGGCTCGAGCCTGAGGCCGGTGACGGAGAGTCCGAGCGCCAGCAGGCCACCCATGACTGCGATGGGAAGCCAGTTCAAATGAAAGAGCTGCCAGGCGATCTTGGCGTCCGTGTCGACCATGCTGCACCGGGTTGGGTCGCAGCGACAGTCGCCGAGGCGCTTTAAGACCGCGGTAAGAATCGTGGTCAGCCGTTTACCAATCGATTCCCTGCAATTTGAGCTGTTTGCAGCGCAGCGTTGCAAGGTTCTTCCAAGCGTGACGCGCCACGCATTTGGTTCTTGTCATCCTCCCTGAATAGTTGTTCAGTCCTTGCGGGGCGATTTGCAGCGAATTCGGTGACGAAGCGTTCGGCCGCGGGGCGTGCGGCAGGCGTGGTGGGACAGGAAGCGCGCCATGGTTTATCGGCGGACGCATCAAGTGGTGAAGCGCCTTGCGGCTCGGCGCAGCGCCATCCTGGCGGCGGCAAGGGAAGCCGCAGCCGAAGGCGGCATGGCGGCGGTGCAGATCGCGCCGGTCGCGATCAGGGCCAATGTGGCGGCGGGCACGGTCTATCGCTATTTCCCTTCCAAGGCCGAGCTGATCTCCGAACTGATTTCCGAGGTCTCCCGCGACGAGCTCGCGGCCATCAGGCGCGCGGCCGACGCCGCGCCGGGGCCGTCCTCCGCGCTGGCAGCGGCCGTCACCACCGTGGCGGTCCATACTCTCTCGCAGCGCCGGCTGGCCTGGGGCATCCTGGCCGAGCCCGTCGATGTCGATGTCAGCGCCTCCCGCCTGGCCAGCCGCCGCGAGATCGCCGGTGAGATCGCCGCCCGGATCGACGCCGCGGTGCGCGCCGGCCATCTGCCGGCGCAGGACACGTCCCTGGCCGCAACCGCGCTGCTGGGCGCGCTGCACGAAGCCCTGGTCGGACCGCTGGCACCCGACAATCTCGAAGATCCCGCGAAGATGCGCGATGCGGTGCAGACCGTGACGCTGCTGGCGCTGCGCGCCGTCGGCGTCATGGACGCCCGCGCTCGTGGTCTCGTCGTGCAGCAGACGCTGCTGCCGACGACCAAGGCGCTGGTCGGGGCTTGAAATGTCGCTGCGGCACGGGCGGTGGCCTGACTGCGCTCAGGCCGTTGCCTGAGCACGCCTTTTCGCAAGACCCGCGCGAAGCAGGCAGAATCAGCCGGCTACTGTGCATGGGGTTGTTTTGGCCGGCTTGGTCTGCGGCCTGCCGGCAGCCTCACAAATTCGCGTCACCCTCGGGGCCGACGGAGGCGATGCGCACCATGTTGGTGGTGCCGGGGATGCCGAGCGGCACGCCGGCGACGATGATCACGCGCTGCCCGGCGCGGACGAAACCGTCGCGGAACGCGATCTGGCCGGCGCGGCTCACCATGTCGTCCTGATCGCGCGCGTCTTCCGCCACCACGCAATGCACGCCCCAGACGACGGCGAGCCGGCGGCCGGCGGTGATGTTCGGCGTGATCGCCACGATCGGCGGCTTCGGCCGCTCGCGCGCCACGCGCACGGCGGTCGAGCCGGAGCTGGTCCAGCAGATCAGCGCGGGCAGGTCGAGCGTCTCGGCGATCTGCCGCGCGGCGTCCGCGATGGCATCGCCCGCGGTGGATTCCGGTGCGGGGCGCTGCGCCGTGATCACGGACCGGTAGGTCGGGTCGCGCTCGACCTCCTCGCCGATTCGGTTCATGGTCGAGACCGCCTCGACCGGGAATTTGCCGGCCGCTGATTCCGCCGACAGCATGATGGCGTCGGCGCCCTCGTAGACGGCGGTGGCGACATCGGAGACTTCGGCGCGGGTCGGCACCGGCGACTGGATCATCGATTCCAGCATCTGGGTCGCGATCACCACCGGCTTGCCGGCGCGGCGGGCCATGCGCGTCATCTGCTTCTGCAGGCTCGGCACGCGCTCCAGCGGCAGCTCGACGCCGAGGTCGCCGCGCGCCACCATCAGCGCATCCGAAGCCTCGATGATGTCGGCGAGGCGGTCGATCGCCTGCGGCTTCTCGATCTTGGCCATCACGGCGGCGCGGCCGCGGATCATCTTCTTGGCCTCGATCACGTCGTCGGCGCGCTGCACGAAGGACAGCGCGATCCAGTCGACGCCGGTGACGAGCGCGGCCTCGAGGTCGGCACGGTCCTTCGGCGTCATCGCCGAGACCGGCAGGTCCGTATCCGGAAGGCTGACGCCCTTGCGGTCGCTCATCTTGCCGCCGACCACGACACGCGTCACCGCGTGCTCCTTGGACGTCTCCTCCGCGATCAGCCGCACCTTGCCGTCGTCGAGCAGCAGCGCATGGCCGGGCCGGAGCGCAGCGAGGATCTCGGGGTGAGGGAGGTTGACGCGGCTGGCATCGCCGGGCGTCTTGTCGGAATCGAGCGTGAAGGTCTGGCCGTTCTGGAGCTGGACCGAGCCTTCGGCGAACGCACCTAGCCGGAGCTTCGGGCCCTGGAGGTCGACCAGGATGCCGATCGGGCGGCCGTAGCTGCTCTCGACGTTGCGGATCGTCGCCACCAGCTCCCGCATCTTGTCATGCGGGGTGTGGCTCATGTTGATGCGGAACAGATCGGCGCCGGCCTCGAACAGGCGGCGGATCATCGCGAGATCCGAAGAGGCAGGTCCGAGGGTCGCGAGAATCTTGATACGGCGAAGACGCCTCATGGCTTATTTCCAGGCGGGGGCGGGGCGGCGGCCGGTGGCAGGCCGGGCGAGCCCGGGGGCGTAGCACCGGGCGGGCTATTGGGCAAACCCGGAACGCCGCCACCAGGGCCAACCGGGCCAGGCATTCCGGGGACACGCTGCTGTGACGGCTGCTCGTTGGCGTCCGTGAGCTGCACCGTCCAGGCCCGCTGCTCGCCGGTATCGACCTCGAAATAGCCGGTCCGGTCATAGCCGCGCGCCAGGCAGTCCTCGGTGCCGCGGATGGTGAATTCCTTGTCGCGCGAGCACATGAAGGCCTGGCCCGACCATTCGCCTCCGCGGTCGTAGTCGATCCCGTAGATGTAATAGTAGCGGGCGACCAGCGTGCCGCGCAGCAGGGTCTCGCAGGAGCGGGACGAGATGTTCCACCAGCCTTCGGTGGTCCAGCCGTCGGCATCCTTGTAGCCGAGCGCGATGCCGACCCGGCTGGCGGTGTTGTTGCAAAGCCGGAAGTCGGCCGAGGCCGGGCTGGCCCAAAGGCAAAACAGGCCAAGCGCCAGCACCGGGACCAACCGGGCGAGCAGGCGAAGGGGGGAGCGGGGAGATTCGGCGATCATTGTCGCGGAACGTATACCAGATGATTGACGATTTGGCGTAGGGCCGGGGAATTGCCCAATGGTCGGCCCAGCGGCCGTTTGCGCCGCGATATGGCAAAATCTGTGACAGAACCCCACCTGATCCCGTAAGGGTGACCAGCATCAAGGTCCAGCCGAAAGGTCCAGCCATGGCAATCGACGATAAAACCAGAACGGAGCTCGAGGCGGCCGCTTTCCGGCGTCTGGTCGATCATCTGAAGACGCGGACCGACGTCCAGAACATCGATCTGATGAATCTGGCCGGCTTCTGCCGCAACTGCCTGTCCAACTGGCTCAAGGATGCCGCCGACGCCCAAGGCGTCGCGTTGAGCAAGGATGAGAGCCGGGAGGCCGTCTATGGCATGCCTTACGAGACCTGGAAGACAAAGTACCAGGGCACGGCGACCCCTGAGCAGATCGAGGCGATGAAGAAGGTCCATCCTCACAACCACTGAGGGGACTGGCGCGGCCTGAGTCGCACCACACAACAGCTTTCTTTGCTCGCCTGCAGGAAGGTGTGGGCGCGCTGTGGACGAGCGCGATGCTTGCTTGAACGCTGACGGCGCCAACCCTAAGGGTCTACCCAGCACGCGCGGTGAGGATGCCGGCGTCACCTCGTTTTGCCAGTTCCATTGGGAGTACCAAGATGGCCACCTCCGCCGCCGTCCGCGACGACGAGCCCGCGACGAAATTTGCCAAGGACCAGCTCAAATCCATCATCG
The genomic region above belongs to Bradyrhizobium sp. CCBAU 53338 and contains:
- a CDS encoding phosphatase PAP2 family protein, translating into MVDTDAKIAWQLFHLNWLPIAVMGGLLALGLSVTGLRLEPVAYGITFAIAASLVAIAYRHRIARGDLADPKLIFSLGTIGQVIMTCAIVGPLSYVAGKMGFPLQDHALLAVDRALGLDPEPIARLVNEYPWLADVLARGYSLIKWPLLGVPVVLALTARYVRLQLFMLAMSLALAVTIAISALVPAIGTYYALQLPAAQLPDVNTAVYAGQLRDILALRDGSLHELQLFKLSGIVSFPSFHAASAVLYMWALWPVRRIGGIAAALNLLMIAATPVIGAHYIVDVAGGIALAAASIWAAKAYLEWMGRAANSVAKDASPVWQPGLG
- the pyk gene encoding pyruvate kinase, whose product is MRRLRRIKILATLGPASSDLAMIRRLFEAGADLFRINMSHTPHDKMRELVATIRNVESSYGRPIGILVDLQGPKLRLGAFAEGSVQLQNGQTFTLDSDKTPGDASRVNLPHPEILAALRPGHALLLDDGKVRLIAEETSKEHAVTRVVVGGKMSDRKGVSLPDTDLPVSAMTPKDRADLEAALVTGVDWIALSFVQRADDVIEAKKMIRGRAAVMAKIEKPQAIDRLADIIEASDALMVARGDLGVELPLERVPSLQKQMTRMARRAGKPVVIATQMLESMIQSPVPTRAEVSDVATAVYEGADAIMLSAESAAGKFPVEAVSTMNRIGEEVERDPTYRSVITAQRPAPESTAGDAIADAARQIAETLDLPALICWTSSGSTAVRVARERPKPPIVAITPNITAGRRLAVVWGVHCVVAEDARDQDDMVSRAGQIAFRDGFVRAGQRVIIVAGVPLGIPGTTNMVRIASVGPEGDANL
- a CDS encoding DUF1036 domain-containing protein, with the protein product MIAESPRSPLRLLARLVPVLALGLFCLWASPASADFRLCNNTASRVGIALGYKDADGWTTEGWWNISSRSCETLLRGTLVARYYYIYGIDYDRGGEWSGQAFMCSRDKEFTIRGTEDCLARGYDRTGYFEVDTGEQRAWTVQLTDANEQPSQQRVPGMPGPVGPGGGVPGLPNSPPGATPPGSPGLPPAAAPPPPGNKP
- a CDS encoding helix-turn-helix domain-containing protein codes for the protein MVYRRTHQVVKRLAARRSAILAAAREAAAEGGMAAVQIAPVAIRANVAAGTVYRYFPSKAELISELISEVSRDELAAIRRAADAAPGPSSALAAAVTTVAVHTLSQRRLAWGILAEPVDVDVSASRLASRREIAGEIAARIDAAVRAGHLPAQDTSLAATALLGALHEALVGPLAPDNLEDPAKMRDAVQTVTLLALRAVGVMDARARGLVVQQTLLPTTKALVGA
- a CDS encoding Flp family type IVb pilin, whose protein sequence is MKNLVSRFVKDESGATAIEYGLIAAGIALAIITVVNNLGTTLNTKFGSISSSLK
- a CDS encoding DUF1244 domain-containing protein; translated protein: MAIDDKTRTELEAAAFRRLVDHLKTRTDVQNIDLMNLAGFCRNCLSNWLKDAADAQGVALSKDESREAVYGMPYETWKTKYQGTATPEQIEAMKKVHPHNH